A window of the Mesotoga prima MesG1.Ag.4.2 genome harbors these coding sequences:
- the lnt gene encoding apolipoprotein N-acyltransferase, whose translation MVLVLVSAVLTALAMPGMLWGYLIWVALIPLFMAMKDVSPLKGALRAFVWGFVYLLLTHYWLLPVLTVNVPEVLNSFPNFIGVVVFFLMGIVMAVPFLVFGLVYGLYQRFFDRYPVLLALFAASFFTVTEYLREIGPLGFTNGRLSDALLNGQQGISQLLTIGGPLLLVFIIVFVNHYLCYLFVNRTRDRAILIVVSVAIVALVNAAIAALVPIPHSSSKYESTLYALQTNISMQMKYYQPPDETLAVVSRALREIPEGSVVILPEATFMSDIRRNSTGTQLQQIAQERNLKILIGFPTYNDHNYNQVRFVTAEGFSDEYYAKIQLTPFVESLPWPKVFGVFSFLKFLDFFDAGEEFTIFSVDEHRIGAQICFDSLYSNVARGLTLNGANVIVTATNDGWFDISTALNQHFSKSIARAIENRRYVIQVSNTGISAIIDPYGRIVKRLPTSKELNADYVIGEFQYIPTVKTTLYTRFGNWFFWFSLFLGIALIILGGVVL comes from the coding sequence GTGGTCCTAGTTCTTGTTTCAGCCGTTCTCACTGCACTGGCCATGCCGGGAATGCTTTGGGGGTACTTGATATGGGTCGCCCTGATCCCTTTATTCATGGCAATGAAAGATGTATCACCCCTAAAGGGGGCTTTGAGAGCCTTCGTCTGGGGCTTTGTATACCTTCTTCTAACCCATTACTGGCTGCTCCCAGTGTTGACAGTGAACGTTCCCGAAGTACTGAATTCATTCCCAAATTTCATAGGGGTCGTCGTCTTCTTCTTGATGGGAATTGTAATGGCCGTTCCCTTTCTAGTATTTGGTCTAGTTTATGGTTTGTATCAGAGATTCTTCGACAGATACCCGGTTCTTCTAGCTCTTTTTGCCGCTTCATTCTTTACGGTTACAGAATATCTGAGAGAGATCGGCCCGCTCGGCTTCACTAACGGGAGACTCTCTGATGCGCTTTTAAATGGGCAGCAGGGAATCTCTCAGTTACTTACTATTGGTGGGCCTCTCCTTCTTGTGTTCATTATAGTTTTCGTAAATCACTATCTTTGCTATCTCTTCGTAAACAGAACAAGAGACAGAGCAATTCTTATTGTCGTTTCAGTGGCAATCGTAGCCCTAGTTAATGCGGCTATTGCTGCCCTCGTTCCGATTCCCCATTCCTCAAGCAAATATGAAAGCACTCTCTATGCTCTACAGACAAACATATCGATGCAGATGAAGTACTACCAGCCACCGGATGAAACTCTGGCAGTCGTATCACGAGCACTCAGAGAGATTCCGGAGGGCTCCGTCGTGATTTTGCCGGAGGCAACCTTCATGAGCGACATAAGAAGAAACTCAACCGGAACCCAGCTGCAGCAGATTGCGCAGGAAAGAAATCTGAAGATTTTGATCGGTTTCCCCACCTACAACGATCACAACTACAATCAGGTGAGATTTGTTACTGCAGAGGGCTTTTCCGATGAATACTATGCAAAGATCCAGCTTACCCCGTTCGTAGAGTCTCTTCCTTGGCCCAAAGTATTTGGTGTATTCAGTTTCCTAAAATTCCTTGACTTTTTTGATGCCGGAGAAGAGTTTACGATCTTCTCGGTCGATGAACATCGCATAGGAGCTCAGATCTGCTTTGATTCGCTATACAGTAACGTCGCCAGAGGGCTTACTCTGAACGGCGCAAATGTGATCGTGACGGCGACAAATGATGGCTGGTTCGATATTTCAACTGCTCTGAATCAGCATTTCTCAAAAAGCATCGCAAGAGCGATAGAAAATAGAAGATACGTCATTCAGGTATCCAACACAGGAATATCTGCAATAATCGACCCCTATGGTCGAATCGTCAAGCGTTTGCCGACCTCTAAGGAGTTGAATGCAGATTACGTTATTGGCGAATTCCAGTATATTCCCACGGTCAAAACTACACTGTACACCAGGTTTGGAAACTGGTTCTTCTGGTTCTCACTATTTCTGGGAATAGCATTGATAATACTTGGAGGTGTTGTTCTTTGA
- a CDS encoding CoA-binding protein, with amino-acid sequence MIYKENAKKILETFKTVVVVGFSKSPEKAANYVPTYLIEMGFRIVPVNPSMEEYSGLKVYPDLEAVVADGIELEVVEIFRPSEEAESIALKAIELGAKAVWLQKGIYSEKAQLAADENGVLYVEDLCMFEEHRRISL; translated from the coding sequence TTGATCTACAAAGAGAACGCAAAGAAGATCCTAGAGACTTTCAAAACAGTAGTTGTCGTTGGTTTCTCGAAGAGTCCCGAAAAGGCCGCCAATTATGTCCCGACCTATCTAATTGAAATGGGATTTCGGATAGTACCTGTCAACCCAAGTATGGAAGAGTACAGCGGCTTAAAAGTCTACCCTGATCTCGAAGCCGTTGTGGCAGATGGGATAGAACTTGAAGTAGTTGAAATCTTCAGACCCTCTGAAGAGGCCGAGTCCATCGCCTTGAAGGCAATAGAACTAGGCGCCAAAGCAGTCTGGCTCCAAAAAGGCATTTATAGTGAAAAAGCTCAGTTAGCTGCAGACGAAAACGGCGTCCTTTATGTAGAGGACCTCTGCATGTTTGAAGAACATAGAAGAATATCTCTTTGA
- a CDS encoding IS1634 family transposase, whose amino-acid sequence MGIVYQKNKKTGITYVYKNEAYWDKEKQQSRAKRTLIGKLDPSTGEIVPTRSYRKDSISKKPGPVPITKIRRDFYGACYLLDQVGKITEVEADLKACFPDRYRMILSIAYYLILEENNSLSRFSHWQRLHVHPYGEDIPSQRSSELFQSISEEERMMFFKKQGRRRIEKEYWAFDITSISSYSETLRQVKKGRNKEYERLPQINLALLFGEQSGLPFYYRKLPGNITDVKTVKQLMAEFNVMGYKKVSVLLDRGFYSRENINLLFKNHQKFIIGVKLNLNYVKETLEEERDNLQLWSNLQPQFGVYGLCRTTQWEYEQERPNKGDVLSSKRRAYLHLFYNPEKAAKDQAEMNDYLSRLYNDLANNTREEYRMKDYDRFFTVTSTPKRGRKVTPKEEAMREAARNYGYFALLSNEVNDPFEALSLYRSKDIVEKGFGNLKDRLNFRRMQVSSELSLNGKLFVEFVALIYLSYIKKKMQDTGLFDNWTLQGLLDELDTIERFEYPEHGRLIGEVTKKQKDIYAKLGMKSPSL is encoded by the coding sequence ATGGGGATTGTCTATCAAAAGAACAAGAAAACTGGAATCACATATGTCTACAAAAACGAAGCCTATTGGGACAAGGAAAAACAACAGTCCAGAGCCAAGAGAACTTTAATCGGCAAGCTAGATCCAAGTACTGGAGAAATCGTACCGACCAGGTCATACAGGAAGGATAGCATTTCGAAAAAGCCCGGTCCAGTTCCCATAACCAAAATCCGCAGGGATTTCTATGGTGCTTGCTATCTTCTCGATCAGGTTGGAAAGATCACAGAAGTTGAGGCAGATTTGAAAGCGTGTTTCCCCGATCGTTATAGAATGATTCTGTCTATTGCCTATTATCTTATTCTGGAAGAGAACAACTCACTCAGTAGGTTTTCACATTGGCAGAGATTGCATGTTCATCCTTATGGAGAAGACATACCATCACAGCGCAGCAGTGAGCTGTTCCAATCTATTTCCGAAGAAGAGAGGATGATGTTTTTCAAGAAGCAGGGCAGACGTAGAATTGAGAAAGAATACTGGGCCTTTGACATCACTTCCATCTCCAGTTATTCAGAGACACTGAGACAGGTAAAGAAAGGAAGAAACAAAGAGTACGAGAGACTACCTCAAATCAACCTCGCCCTTCTCTTCGGTGAACAGTCTGGACTTCCCTTTTACTACCGGAAGCTCCCTGGCAATATCACCGACGTGAAAACGGTCAAGCAACTTATGGCTGAATTCAATGTCATGGGATACAAAAAGGTAAGTGTCCTTCTTGACAGAGGCTTTTATAGCAGAGAGAACATAAACCTGCTCTTCAAGAACCACCAGAAATTCATCATCGGTGTCAAACTGAATTTGAATTATGTGAAAGAGACCCTGGAAGAAGAGCGCGATAACCTCCAGCTATGGTCAAACCTGCAACCCCAGTTCGGAGTATATGGCTTGTGCCGGACGACCCAGTGGGAATATGAACAGGAAAGACCCAATAAGGGAGATGTTCTCAGCTCGAAAAGGAGGGCATATTTACATCTTTTCTACAATCCCGAGAAGGCAGCCAAAGATCAGGCAGAGATGAACGATTATCTGAGCAGACTATACAATGATTTGGCAAACAACACGCGTGAAGAATACCGCATGAAGGACTATGATAGATTCTTCACTGTTACCAGTACACCAAAAAGGGGCAGGAAAGTCACACCGAAGGAAGAGGCGATGCGTGAAGCGGCAAGAAACTATGGCTATTTCGCACTGCTTTCCAATGAAGTCAACGATCCCTTCGAGGCCTTATCTCTCTATCGCAGTAAAGACATAGTGGAAAAGGGGTTTGGGAACCTCAAGGATCGTTTGAATTTCCGTAGAATGCAGGTTTCCTCAGAACTATCACTGAATGGAAAGCTGTTTGTCGAGTTTGTCGCATTGATTTATCTTTCCTACATAAAGAAGAAGATGCAGGACACCGGTCTCTTCGATAACTGGACATTGCAGGGTCTCCTCGACGAACTGGACACCATTGAAAGGTTTGAGTATCCCGAACATGGCCGCTTGATAGGAGAAGTCACTAAGAAGCAGAAGGATATCTATGCCAAACTGGGTATGAAATCACCCTCGTTATAA
- a CDS encoding inositol monophosphatase family protein gives MDNLLLNNFSKKIRVYLPELWRKVSKEEFSIERKSGYKDIVTSVDLEIEDNLRVFLHDLYPEAAYLGEESGPDVRSSTMWIVDPVDGTTNFSKSNPHYSTQIALYSEGRVVLGVTYDHNRRETFHAIEGQGAYLNNKRIWVSKTRELREATSHVGMQYSSETAFERITRRINRAIKICRGLRITGSACLDFAYVASGRADIFWEETLKPWDVASGILLVKEAGGFVGSCVEEDFDLFNPNVLVANNSPELVKEFRDRVLYD, from the coding sequence GTGGATAACCTCCTTCTCAATAATTTCAGCAAAAAGATTCGTGTGTATCTTCCGGAACTCTGGAGAAAGGTTTCCAAGGAGGAGTTCTCTATTGAACGCAAGAGTGGATACAAGGACATAGTTACCTCTGTTGATCTGGAGATCGAGGACAACCTGCGTGTCTTCCTGCACGATCTTTATCCCGAAGCAGCCTATCTCGGTGAGGAGTCCGGTCCCGATGTAAGATCTTCTACAATGTGGATCGTTGATCCAGTTGATGGGACCACAAACTTCTCAAAATCTAATCCCCATTATTCTACTCAAATAGCTCTATACAGTGAAGGCCGAGTTGTTCTCGGAGTTACCTACGATCACAACAGGAGGGAGACCTTTCATGCGATCGAGGGGCAGGGCGCTTATCTTAATAACAAAAGGATCTGGGTGAGTAAGACGAGAGAACTCCGAGAAGCCACCAGCCATGTGGGGATGCAATACTCATCTGAAACTGCTTTCGAGCGGATTACAAGGAGAATAAATAGAGCAATAAAGATCTGCAGGGGACTGCGAATAACCGGAAGTGCCTGTCTCGATTTTGCTTACGTTGCGTCTGGAAGAGCCGACATCTTCTGGGAAGAGACACTTAAACCCTGGGACGTCGCAAGTGGCATTTTACTCGTCAAGGAAGCCGGAGGTTTTGTCGGCAGCTGTGTTGAAGAGGATTTCGACCTGTTCAATCCAAACGTCCTCGTTGCGAACAACTCACCGGAACTTGTGAAGGAATTCCGCGATAGAGTCCTGTACGACTGA